DNA from Desulfuromonas sp. AOP6:
GGGGTATTTTGACGTGTATTCCCGCCCCCCTGACATCCCCCACGGGCTTGCCAAACTGGGTGACGATGGCCTGTTCGGCCTCCGTGACCACAAAAAGACTACTGCTGATGCCGACGACAGCGACAAAGACCAGCAGGATAATTACGGGTAATATTTTCATTGTTTCCCTCCCTGACTCTCGCTGCGCATCGGCAGCAGCGGCAGCAGGTTACTCCCGGCGCCGTCCATCACGTAGATCTCTTCCAGCTTCGGCAGCACCTCTTCCATGGTTTCGAGGAAAATGCGGCGCTTGGTCACTTCAGGCGCCTTGCGGTATTCAAGCAGCAGGGCTTCAAAACGGTTGGTCTCACCGCGGGCTTTGTTGATGCGTTCGATGGCGTAGCCTTCAGCCTCTTCCACCGTTTTCTTCGCTTCGCCACGAGCCCGGGGCACTTCGCGGTTGAACTGCTCGCGGGCCTGGAAGATCATACTCTCCTTCTGCTGCTCGGCCTCGTTGACCTCGTTGAAAGCTTTTTTGACGGGATCAGGCGGCGTGACATCCTGAAACTTGACGGTGACAACACGCACGCCGATATCGTACTGATTAAGGGTTTGCTGCAGATCCTGCTGGATGAGGGAGGCCAGCATGGCGCGCTCGGTGGTCAATACGTCGGTGACGTTGCTGTTGCCGATAACCTTGCGCACCATGGCCTCACTGACGTCGCGGATGGTGTCCACCGGATTTTTTAGTTGGAAAACGTACTTATAGGGATCGATCACCTGAAACTGGACGATCCATTCCACATCGCTGACATTGAGGTCACCGGTCAAGGTCAGTGATTCTTCTTCCAAGCCTTTCTTGGTATAGGTCGTGCGTTCTCCCGGCAGAACCGTGCGGAAACCAAACTCTTCTTTAAAGACACGGCCGGTCTTCACCAAATAGACGCGATCGATGCCAAAAGGCAGCTTGAAGTGGAGTCCCGGCTGTGAATAACCAGTGAATTTGCCGAAACGCAAGATAACCCCGGTCTCCTCCGTGTCGACCTTGTAAAAGCTGCTCATGCCGATAAAAACTGCCAGGACCGCAACCGCGACGAGAAAGAGATTTTTACTAGGACGAAACTCTTTCTTGAGCTTCTGCCCTATGTCGATGATTTTCTTTTCCAGGTCCTCTGCCGAGGGACCTTCTCCCCAATTTTGCATTGATCCTCCCTGTCTGGGTTGGTGGGGCCCCTGTTGTTGGGCCCCTGTCGCAAATAAAAAGAAATGGTAGCATAAAAGAATGCGGCTACCTAGCAGATCCGGTCGAAGACAGGTCGCTTTTGCTTCAATCTATTCCCCCAGGGACGACAGACGACCACCGGCCAGTTCTTCCGCCAGACTCGCCAGGATCAGGGCCCGTTCTGCCTGACGGAGCAGGCTGCTCGCCTGCAGCAAAGCGGCTTCGGCGTCGAGCACCTCGTTGACCGATCCTCTCTGCGCCTCGTACTTGAGCCGTTCGAGACGCAAAGCCTCACGGGCCTGCACCATCCCTTTGCCGTGAGCCTGTTGCCTGACACGGGCGCTGGCGACCTCGGCGCGGGCGACGGCCAGTTCACGCCGCGCGTTAAGTTGAGCCTCGCGCAGGCGGGCCCGGGCCCTATCTGCTTCAGCGCGGGCCTGCGTCACCTTGCCGGCCCGTAAACCGCCGTCCAACAGCGGAACGGTCAGCTTCACGCCGACCGTCGCATCGGTCTGGCTGTCGTCGCCGGGCACACCGGCCGCCATCGACAGGGGATCATCGGCCCCGTAATATCCGGCACTGGCAAAGAGCCGCAGCTCCGGCAGGTAAGCCCGCTTCGCCCCGACGGGCTGTCGGCGGGCAGACTCGACCTCGGCCTGCCGCGCCGCCAGGTCATCGCGGTGGCTCCCCCCATCCCTGTTTTCCGCCGAGGGTTGGGTCACTGCGGCGGGATCGACGTCGGTCAACGGCGGCAGTTCACCCTCACATCCCAAGACCGCCAGTAAGGCGTATTCAGCCTCGACGAGGGCAGCCTTCACCTCGGCCAGCTGACTTTCCACCTCAGCCAGACGCACCTCGACCTTGAGCTTGTCCACCCGCGCCGTCCGCCCCTGCCGCCACAGCTGCTCGGCAGCACGGTCGAGAGCAGACAGACTGTCCAGGGAGGCGAGGGTGGCCAGGCGAATATCGCGCAGGGACAATACCTGCAAAAACTGTTGGGAAATCTGAAAGGCCACCTCGTCCCTGGCTCGGGCCGCCTGATGCCGGACCCCCTCCTGCTGGGCCCTGGCGGCCTTCAGACGGGCCCGGGTCGCACCGAAGTCGGCGAGAAGCAGATCGGCGCTGGCCGTGGCCTGATAGACGCGATGGGCAAACCCCTGATTCTGGGGCGCCAGCCCCGGCGCCATGTTGTGCCGCTCCTGCGACCAGGCGGCGCTCCCTTCCAGGCGCAGCTGCACCCCGCGCGGGGCCCCGGCGCTCCGCACCAGGCCCTGGCTGCGTTCTACTTCGGCGGCGGCCTGGGCCAGAGCCGGACTGTGTTCGAGGCCATAGGCCACCGCCTCCGTCAGCGACAGGGGCGCGGGCAGCTCGGCCCCCCAGGCCAGGTCCGTCTGGGGCGGCAGCAGGGCGCTGAACAGGAGAAGGGTAACCGCCGGTTTTCTGGCCGCGCGCCACAGCATCCTCAGTTTCTCCTGCGCGTCATCCAGAAGTACGTAGACCAGAGGCAGATAGACCATGGTCACCACCGTCCCTACCAGCAGACCGGAGGCGGCGGCGATACCCAGGGGGCTCATGCGCTCCAGGCCGACGGCCATCTCGAAGATCAGGGGCGAAAAACCGATGACCGTGGAGGTCGCCGTCATGAAGATGGGGCGCAGTCGCAGCCGCACCGAGGCGATGATGGCTTCGTCACGGCTCATCCCCTCCCGGCGCGCCTCCAGAATAAAGTCGAGCATGAGGATGGCGTTATTGACGATGGTGCCGCCGAGCAGAATGATCCCCATCAGGGCCGGCATGCAGAAGGGTTTATCGAAGAGCAGCAGGCCCCACACCGCCCCGGCCACGGCCAGGGGAATGGAGAGGACGATGGCCAATGGTGGCAGAAAAGAGCGAAACATGGCGAAGAGCAGAATGAAGAGGAGCACCAGGCCGATGAGCAGCGCCCGCCCCATTTCGCCCTGGCTCTGGCCCATGTCGCGGGCCGTGCCGGCGATCTCCAGCGCGTAACCGGCCGGCAGGGGCATGTCCCGCAGACGCTGTTCGGCTAAACTGGTGACCTGGGCGATGGTCAGCACCTGGTTGCCCGCCGTCAGATCGATGGTCGGGCTCAAATTTTCGCGGGTGATGAAGGGGGGCTGCACTTCGCTGCGCACCTGTGCCAGGGTGCCGAGCTTGATCGGCCCCTGGGCCGTGGGAATATCCACCTGCAGCAAAGCCTCGGGTTCATCGATCTGGCTCTGTTGATAGCGCAGGCGGATGGGGATATCGAGATAGCCCTGCAGGCGCAGCTCACTGCCCGCCATCCCCTGCACCGCCTGGCGCAGCGACTCGGCCACTCCACCGGCGGAGGTTCCGTAGAGGCGGGCCAACTCGGCATCGACCGCCACCGTCTGCTGCACCTTGTCGCGGTACCAGGAACGCCGCAGATCCGTCAGACCGGGGAGGCCCCGCAGGCGCTGCAGCGCTTCGTCCGCCAGGCTGTCGAGCATCGGCAGCTCCGGACCCGTGATCACCAGGTTGAAGGGAGCCTTGGTGGTCGCCACCGGGGTGGCTCCATACTCGGAGACCCGGAAAGTGCGCACCCCCTCAAGGCGCCGCAAGCCCTGCCGCCAGCGCTCCTGAATCTGCCAGATATCGGCCTCGCGCTCGGTACGGGAGATGAGGTGAATGGTGAGCTTGGCGCTCTGGGTGGTGGTCCCGCCACCGCCGAAGCTGACCGCCTGCGGCTCCGACCCGACCACCGCCGAAATGCTCTTGACCTCGGGGGACTGACCGAGCAGGGCTTCCACCCGGCTCAGCACCTCTTCCACCTGGCGGGGGCTGGCCGAGGCATCCGTGTCGAACTCCACCAGGGCGATCCCCGTGTCCATGGGCGGCATCTGCTCGCCACCCAGCAGAGGCCGCACCACGCGCATGGTGAAGACCAGAAAAACCAGGGCGAGGATGACAAAGAGCAGGCGGCGGCGCAGGACCAGGCCCACCAGGCCGACATAGAAATCGCTCAATCGGTCGAGGCCCGTCTCCACCGGATTTGCCAGCCGCTCCAGGCCCCGCCGCTGCCGGCGTTGCCCGCCGAGCAGGCGGGAGGCCACCAGGGGGATGACGGTCAGGGAGACGAGCAGCGAGGTGACCAGAGTGGCGATAATGATGATATTCAAGGGGGCCATCACCCGGCCCGTGTAGCCCTGGGTAAAGATTACCGGCACCAGCACCACCACCGTGGTCAGCATGCCGGCGGTGACGGCCAGGGAGACCTGGCGCGTTCCCTCCAGCGCCGCCTGGGCGGGATCTTCCCCCGCCAGGTCGTGATGACGGCGATAGATGTTCTCCAGCACCACCACCGAGGCATCAACGACCATGCCGACGGCGATGATCAGCGCCGACAGGGTCACCATGTTCAGCGTGTAGGGACTGAACCACAACACGACCAGCGCCCCCAGAAAGGAGAGGGGGATGGAGACGCTTACTGTCGCGGCGGCACGCAGGTTGCCGAGGAAGAAAAAGATGACCAGCACCGTGAGGATGACGGCCTGCACCAGGGAGGAACGCATGCCGCTGACGTTGAGATCGATGAGCGGCTGCTGGTCGTCGGTTATCTCGAAGAGCAGGTCGGGATAGCGGGCCTCGAGGCCCGGCAGGGCAGCTTTAAGATTTTTGATCGCCTTGACCGTCTCCCCCTTTTCCGGGCGCAGCAGATTCAGGGCGATAGCGGCCTTGCCGTTGCCATGGTAGAGGCTGCGCGCATCGGCCGTTTCCAGCCGAACCTCGGCGACATCGCGCAGATAGACGGTCTGGCCCTGGGCGCTGCGCAGCGGCAGGTTCTGCAAGGCCGCCGCCGAGGCAAATTCGCCGGCGACGTTGACCAGGTATTCCCGGCGATCGCCGTAGAGGATGCCGGCCGGCGCCGAGACGTTCTGCCCCGCCAGGGCCGCCATCACCGTTTCCAGGCCGAGGCCGTGGGCACGCAGGGCCTCCCGGTCAAGGCGCACCGACACCTCGGCCCGGTGGCCGCCAAAGACCTGCACATCGCCGATGCCGTCAAGGCGCAGCAGGCTGTCCTTGAGATCGTTTTCGGCCAGCAGGCGGACATCCGCCAGCGTCTTCAGACTGTCCGGCCGGGGGGAGAGGGCCAGGGTCAACAGAGGGCGGTTGGAATCGGTAATGCGAAAGAGACGGGGCTGGGCCGCGCCGGCCGGCAGGCTCCCCTGCACGCGGGCGACTGCATTCTGCACATCGGTGACCGCCTCGCCAATAGGTTTGTCGTAGGCGAACTCCACGTTGATGGAGGAGACCTCATCGCGGGAGGTGGAACTGACCCGGGTGACGCCCGAGAGGGTGTGCAGCTCCTTTTCCAGCACCTGGGTCACCTGGTCGGCCATGTCGCGCGCCACTGCTCCCGGCTTCACCGTGACCACCGCCACCTGCGGCGGCACCGTGTCGGGAAAGAGATCCGTCGGCGTTTTCCAGAAGGCGAAACCGCCGAGAGCGAAGACGACCATCGCCAGCGCCGCCACCAGGTGCGGCTGCTTCAGCGCGAAACGGGGCAGACTCATGGCCGGACCTCCACGGCTTCCCCGCCGGAGAGACGGTTCCAGCCCAGATAGGTGCTGAGCACCACGGTGACCCCCTCCTCAAGACCGCTTACCGCCGCCAGCCCGCCCTCCGACAGCAGCAGCTGCACCGGAAGGGGACGGGTGACGCCCTCCTCGACGACGAAGACCGCCAACCCCCCTTCCGGCGACGGAATCAGGCTCTCTTCCGGCACTAGGATGACATCCGCCGCCCGCTCCACCACCGTGGATACGGGGACATAGGCTCCGGGCCGCCAGGAGGTCACGGCCGGCAGCTCCGCCTCCATGGTCAGGGTCTGGTCGGGATTGACGGTAGGATAAAAGCGGGAGATGGCCAGAGCCTGTTTCTGCCCGTCTCCTTCGACGATGACCTGGCGCTCTTTTTCGACCAGGGGCACATCCTTTTGGGGTATGTCGAAACGTATCTTCAGGCGGCTGTGGTCCTCAATTTCCAGCAGGCGCTGGCCCGGTGCCGCCAGATCGCCGGGATCGACCAGGCGGCGGGCAACAAGGCCATCAAAGGGGCTGCGGATTTCCGTGTAGGCCAGGCGCGCTGCCGCCTCCTGTTGCTGCTGCCGCTGAGATTCCACCAGACTGCGGGCCGCCTGCAGTGACTGCAGGGTCGCCTCCAGCTCCCCGCGCACCTGATTCAGGCGATCGGCCGTAGCCTCAGCCTGGGCCGGGGCGATGGCACCTGCCGATGCCAGAGTGCGGTCCCGTTCCTCTTCCTTCTCCCAGAAGACCAGACTCTGCCGCAGGCTGCTGACCTTGGCCGCTACCGCCTCGGCCTGGTCACGGGCATTGGCCACCCGGGCAGCCGCGCCCTGCAGCGCCCGGCGCAGCTCCGTGTCGTCGAGGCGCAGCAGTACCTCGCCCTGCCGAACCTTTTCTCCTTCCCGCGCTTTGACCTCGCCGACCACCGAGGTGATCCGGCTCGAAATGCCGGCACTCTGCCAGGCTTCCACCCGGCCCAGGTAGGTACGCGTGCGCGTCAGGTCACCCCGCTCGCTTACAGCCGTACGGACCACCGTCGGCTGCAGGGTAGGACGTGGCGCCTCGGCCAGCTCCATTTTTTTGCGCGCGACCAGCAACAGGGCCGCGGCCAGTACGACGAGCAGGACAAGCACTCCAAGAAGGCGTTTCTTCATCATCTTCAACTCCCCGAATTTTCCAGGTTATGGCGCACCCGGGTAAGGACCCCGATGGCCTGTGCGATTTCGGTGCTCTTGATCCCCCGGCTGGCCTGTTCCAGCACGTCGCGGGCGTAAAAGGAAATCTCCGCCCACATGGAATGGGCTTTTTCCGTGATGATCAGGCGGTTGATCCGGCGGTCCCTGGGGTCGGGCTGACGCTCCACCCAGCCGTCACGCTCCATGCGGTCGACGAGACGGGCCGTGGAGGCGGCGGTGATAAAGAGCTTGTCGCCCAGTTCATTCTGGGAAAGGGGGCCCAGCGCCATCAGGTGAGCGAGGGCGAGAACATGGACCGGGCTAATGCCGGTGCCCTGCAGGCGTTTCTCCAGAGCCTGGCGAAAGGCCTTAAAGGTGAGGGAGCAATGGAAGCCGATGCTGTCGGCCGGATTAAAGAATGGCATGCCTGTCTCCTTTGGTTGTCAGGCAAATATTTAGCAGGCTAACTAATGACTGTCAAGGGGGCCAGCATCCCGTCGGCGATTACCTTAATGACCCAGATAGGGAACCAGGGGGATCAGTTGCTGGTAGTGCTGAGTGGTCAGCGAAGTTTCCCAATGCCCTGTCGCCATACCGAGCAGAACGCCGATGCCATAGAGGGATAGGGCGAGGACGGGGAAAACCCAGCGGGGGAAGGTCGGGGAGACGGCCGGTGGCGCCATGGCCAGGGCGCGCTCGGGGCAGGCCTCGACGCAGGTCAGGCAGCCGGTGCACTCGGGACTGCGCACCCTCGCCTTCTGCTGCACAGGGAGCCAGGCGGGACAGGCGCGACTGCAGGCACCACAGTCGGTACAGCGCTCCGGGGCGCGGCGAATCTTGAAGGGGCTGAGCAGACTGGCCAGGCCCATGAGGGCGCCATAGGGGCAGAGGTAGC
Protein-coding regions in this window:
- a CDS encoding MarR family transcriptional regulator translates to MPFFNPADSIGFHCSLTFKAFRQALEKRLQGTGISPVHVLALAHLMALGPLSQNELGDKLFITAASTARLVDRMERDGWVERQPDPRDRRINRLIITEKAHSMWAEISFYARDVLEQASRGIKSTEIAQAIGVLTRVRHNLENSGS
- a CDS encoding efflux RND transporter periplasmic adaptor subunit: MMKKRLLGVLVLLVVLAAALLLVARKKMELAEAPRPTLQPTVVRTAVSERGDLTRTRTYLGRVEAWQSAGISSRITSVVGEVKAREGEKVRQGEVLLRLDDTELRRALQGAAARVANARDQAEAVAAKVSSLRQSLVFWEKEEERDRTLASAGAIAPAQAEATADRLNQVRGELEATLQSLQAARSLVESQRQQQQEAAARLAYTEIRSPFDGLVARRLVDPGDLAAPGQRLLEIEDHSRLKIRFDIPQKDVPLVEKERQVIVEGDGQKQALAISRFYPTVNPDQTLTMEAELPAVTSWRPGAYVPVSTVVERAADVILVPEESLIPSPEGGLAVFVVEEGVTRPLPVQLLLSEGGLAAVSGLEEGVTVVLSTYLGWNRLSGGEAVEVRP
- a CDS encoding efflux RND transporter permease subunit; this translates as MSLPRFALKQPHLVAALAMVVFALGGFAFWKTPTDLFPDTVPPQVAVVTVKPGAVARDMADQVTQVLEKELHTLSGVTRVSSTSRDEVSSINVEFAYDKPIGEAVTDVQNAVARVQGSLPAGAAQPRLFRITDSNRPLLTLALSPRPDSLKTLADVRLLAENDLKDSLLRLDGIGDVQVFGGHRAEVSVRLDREALRAHGLGLETVMAALAGQNVSAPAGILYGDRREYLVNVAGEFASAAALQNLPLRSAQGQTVYLRDVAEVRLETADARSLYHGNGKAAIALNLLRPEKGETVKAIKNLKAALPGLEARYPDLLFEITDDQQPLIDLNVSGMRSSLVQAVILTVLVIFFFLGNLRAAATVSVSIPLSFLGALVVLWFSPYTLNMVTLSALIIAVGMVVDASVVVLENIYRRHHDLAGEDPAQAALEGTRQVSLAVTAGMLTTVVVLVPVIFTQGYTGRVMAPLNIIIIATLVTSLLVSLTVIPLVASRLLGGQRRQRRGLERLANPVETGLDRLSDFYVGLVGLVLRRRLLFVILALVFLVFTMRVVRPLLGGEQMPPMDTGIALVEFDTDASASPRQVEEVLSRVEALLGQSPEVKSISAVVGSEPQAVSFGGGGTTTQSAKLTIHLISRTEREADIWQIQERWRQGLRRLEGVRTFRVSEYGATPVATTKAPFNLVITGPELPMLDSLADEALQRLRGLPGLTDLRRSWYRDKVQQTVAVDAELARLYGTSAGGVAESLRQAVQGMAGSELRLQGYLDIPIRLRYQQSQIDEPEALLQVDIPTAQGPIKLGTLAQVRSEVQPPFITRENLSPTIDLTAGNQVLTIAQVTSLAEQRLRDMPLPAGYALEIAGTARDMGQSQGEMGRALLIGLVLLFILLFAMFRSFLPPLAIVLSIPLAVAGAVWGLLLFDKPFCMPALMGIILLGGTIVNNAILMLDFILEARREGMSRDEAIIASVRLRLRPIFMTATSTVIGFSPLIFEMAVGLERMSPLGIAAASGLLVGTVVTMVYLPLVYVLLDDAQEKLRMLWRAARKPAVTLLLFSALLPPQTDLAWGAELPAPLSLTEAVAYGLEHSPALAQAAAEVERSQGLVRSAGAPRGVQLRLEGSAAWSQERHNMAPGLAPQNQGFAHRVYQATASADLLLADFGATRARLKAARAQQEGVRHQAARARDEVAFQISQQFLQVLSLRDIRLATLASLDSLSALDRAAEQLWRQGRTARVDKLKVEVRLAEVESQLAEVKAALVEAEYALLAVLGCEGELPPLTDVDPAAVTQPSAENRDGGSHRDDLAARQAEVESARRQPVGAKRAYLPELRLFASAGYYGADDPLSMAAGVPGDDSQTDATVGVKLTVPLLDGGLRAGKVTQARAEADRARARLREAQLNARRELAVARAEVASARVRQQAHGKGMVQAREALRLERLKYEAQRGSVNEVLDAEAALLQASSLLRQAERALILASLAEELAGGRLSSLGE
- the hflK gene encoding FtsH protease activity modulator HflK → MQNWGEGPSAEDLEKKIIDIGQKLKKEFRPSKNLFLVAVAVLAVFIGMSSFYKVDTEETGVILRFGKFTGYSQPGLHFKLPFGIDRVYLVKTGRVFKEEFGFRTVLPGERTTYTKKGLEEESLTLTGDLNVSDVEWIVQFQVIDPYKYVFQLKNPVDTIRDVSEAMVRKVIGNSNVTDVLTTERAMLASLIQQDLQQTLNQYDIGVRVVTVKFQDVTPPDPVKKAFNEVNEAEQQKESMIFQAREQFNREVPRARGEAKKTVEEAEGYAIERINKARGETNRFEALLLEYRKAPEVTKRRIFLETMEEVLPKLEEIYVMDGAGSNLLPLLPMRSESQGGKQ